TGCAGTCTGCTGGCCAGTGGCCCCCACACGCCACACAACTTCACCCACGATGCGATGTTTCTGGCGATTACTCAGGCCCAGCAGCGCATTTACATCACCACTCCGTATCTAATTCCAGAAGAAAGCACGCTTGCCGCGCTGCGCACGGCCGTCTACCGCGGCGTCGATGTGCAGGTGATGGTTCCGGCCAACAACGACGTACGGCTGGTGCAATGGGCCGGCCGCTCGTATTACCCCGACTTGATCGGCGCCGGCGTCCGACTGTTTGAGTTTCTACCGAAGATACTGCACGCGAAAAGCGTGGCGATCGACGACGAATTTTCGATCGTCGGCAGCGCGAACATCGACGTCCGCAGTTTTCGCTTGAACTTTGAAGCCAGTTGCCTCGCCCGCAGCAAGTCGCTCAATCGACGGCTAGTCGAACTGTTTGTCAGCAATCTCGGTCAAAGCCGAGAAGTGACGGACGACGAACTGCGAAAGCGCTCCTATTTGGCGCAACTGGGCGATGCGGCAGCACACTTGCTAAGCCCCCTGCTCTGAAAGAGCGATGGGGAGCATGGGAGAAAGGGAGGCGCCGAAAAAGGGCTGACGCCTCCCTTTCTGCAATTCTTTGATTCCGATTTGCCGCCTTTGCAATCGTCCTGTACGTCAGATGCTCACTCGTTCGATTTTCCATCCCTCACGGCTGTCTTGATGAAGCGGAAAAATCTGAATGAAATGCGCGCGTCGAAGATTCTGGAACGACCCGATGGACGACGCTCTCAACAGCATTCACCACCTGACTTCGCCGGTGCTATGAGCCTGTTTTCACGCATTCTCGCAAGCTCCCAGAGTTGGCATTTTCTGAAGGCCCGATCGATTGAGAAAGCACGACGCGCCGCCGCCACGCCAATTGAGGCACTATAGTCGCGCAACGAATCGAGCCGCTATTCCCGCAACCCCTCAAGGAACTTATTAAAATCGTCGTCGGCCTCACTCGGTTTCTGAGGCGAGGATTTTTCCGCGGTTGATTGTGCTTGCGGCTGCGACTCGTCGAGCCACTCGATTTCTTCGCCTTTCATTTCCAGCGACGATTGCTCTACGGGCCATTCTTCTTGACCGGCCACTTCCGCAAACAATTTCGCCTGGACGGTCACGGTGTCGTCCATCGGCAGCGTTTCTGCCAGCGCTGCTTCGGCCGCCGACTTTTCCGGCGCAAGCTTCACATCTTCCGGCACGCCATAGAACGCTTGCAGCGTGATGCCGCCGACGGTTAAAAGCTCGCCCGGCGCGAGCGAGGCCGACTCGACGCGATTGCCGCCGACGAACGTGCCGTTGCGCGAGCCGAGGTCGCGAACACGAATGCCGCCGTCGTCCTCGACCAATTCACAATGCCGCCGGCTGATCAGCCCGTGCGAAAACTTCAGGTTCGCCTCGCGTCCTCGGCCAATCGTAACCGGCAGGTCAAGCGTGTACTCATGAGGGGTAAGTTGTGGCTCAATAACAACAAAAGTGGCTTGCATAGTGATCGCAAATTCCAGAGTGGACAAGTTGTGGCGAGCGGTCGCGTAAAATCTACTATATCTGCCGCCGATTTGCCGGACAATCAGCGCTCTTCGGTGAAGGGCGAGTCCGATAGTCGCAAACGCACCCCTCGCGCTCTACCAGGAGCGTAAAGCAATTCAGAAGTTGCTCTTTCGATCCGCTCTTCACGGCTTGGCGTGAATAACAACTTGAACGGCGATCGCTTCTAACCCATGCGGTAGTGTTGGCGCGAAATCTTTGGCCGAAGCTGCGGCACGATACTTCCCAAGGCTAGCGCAGCAAGTCGGCCAGCCGACGGTTCTGGCCCAGCCGCCTGCGAACCACCGATTTGTGGTGGAAAAGCCACGCTGTCGCGCATCGTGGCGCAAGAACATCTTTCGACCGTTGGAGAAGTTGGGTGAGCGATGCTGCCATGTCGGATTCGGCGGCTGCTACCACCGACAGCCAAATCCTGCATGCGCCCCGTGCAAGAACAAGCTGCCGTTGTGGTTCAGTGTCGTGCCACTGGTAGGCGTATCGGTGAAGTCGAGTTGATTGGGCGCCAGCGCCACGTCTTCCACCCAGATGGCGTTGTAGCCTGCGCGAACCGACCAGCACTTGCTCAAGCTGTACGTCAAATTGACGCCGATGTCGCCGACGAACGCGGTGTTGCCGTGTTCGATGCTCGTGTCGCGGAACGTTGCACCGCCGACGTTGGAGACCGTTTGCTGCTGCAAGGCCCGGTTGCCAAACACGCCGGCTTTGCCAAAGACATCCCAATTGAATCGCTTCCAGCCAGCCCGATAACGGGCCCCAATTTGCCCGCCATAGAGATCGTTGCGCGTCGCCAAGTCGTAGACTGACGAGCCGGCCGCGGCAGTGGATGTCATGTCGTAGTTCTCGCCCAGGTTGAAATACCGAAAACCGAGAATCCACATGATCTGGCCGTGCGTCCACAAATAGTTGAACTCGCCGTTGTGAATGATGCTCGAATACCTGATGGACATCGCGTCGGCATTGGCAAAGTTCATGCCGGCGGCCGCGCCTAATGCTCCTGGCAAGTTCAAGTCCCCCGCGCCGGCGAGCGATTGGCGTGAATCCCAATCCGTGAGGCCGAAGTACGATACTTCCCAGGCATCCCAAGGCGTGGGACGATAGCCTAGCGTAATACTGGGACCAACTTCGTACACAAAGCCCATGTCGGGCGTCGAGAAAAGGGTGTCGCCAGTGCCGGATTGCACGACGACGGCCTGATTGGTCGCGTCGTTGTTGCGCGTCAATATCATCGCATCCGCCGTGCCGTAAAAATCCGGCGGCGGAACGCACTGGGCACATCCGCAGCCGCAGCCGCCACCGGTGCCGTTTGCGCAACCGCCGTGGGGCGATTCGGGACAACCTGGATTGCAGCATTTGTGGTTGCTCGTACACCAGTGGCAATCTTCGTGAAAGATCCAGCTATGGCAGAAATCGACGCAACCGTTGCTGCAGTCGGGATAGGGAGCGCACAAGCAACAGGCAAGCCGCTGTAGCACGCACGAGCCATAGGCCGGTGTGCCGGCGATTGGAATACCGTTGCCGTTGACCCAGGTGCTGGGGGATCCACCGCCGCAGCCATCCTCTGGATGCTGGGCGCTGCCCACGCCGTCGCCGCAGGTTCCGCCGCCATTGGCGCAGGTGCCGTTGGAACCGCCGTTGCAGCCCGGTCCTCCCTGGCGAACGCTCTGGCAGGTGCAACAACCAAAAGCCGGCGCAGGGCTGCAATAGCCGCATTCGCTCTTGGGCATTGGTGGGTCGCCGACGTATCCGTAACCGGGTGGCAACGACGCATCGGGATTTCCCATCACGATGGAGGATGGATGCCGCATCGAATTGATTTCCGATGGTGCCAGCTTCCACGGCGGCAACGCTTCGATCGTCAGCGAAGAAGATTCGGATGCTGGGTTCGCGCCGCCGATCGGCGATGTATTCGGCGTGGAGTTTGGTTTTGATTCGATTGGGCCGGATGCCGAACTACTTGGAATCGGTCCAGTGAATTGCTTGAACACTGCTTGGATCGGCCGCCAGACAGACGCTTGCGATTTCGCAGATGACGGCTGTTTGTCGCTGGGCGCGTTTGACGCAGCCGCCAGAATGTTGGGGGAATTGCCTTCCGTGTTCGGGCCGCCGACAGGCGAAGGTTCGAGCGTCCGATCGCTCGTCATCGTCTGCTGATCGGCGAAAGAGACGGCTGAGTTGTCCCCAGCGCCTGCTGACAACGCTGGAATGGCAGCATAGACGGCAGGAAATTGCAGCGGCCGATTGGCTTCAGCGGTCGTGGTGTCGTTGGCGGAGGGGACCGGATTGCGAAATTTAGAAAACAGATCGCTCGACGACCGTGGATCGCCAGCAACGCGATTGATTTTCTCGGTCCCAGAGTTCAACGCAGGGCGATATTCGAGATGTGCGTTTCGATCATCGGGCCGACTTAGCGGCGAAACGACAGGTCCAATGACGACCGGCGACACGGCTTCATCGGCACGCATCATGACTGCAGCGCACAATCCTGCCGCGACTACGACAGCGCCCATTACCGCTTTCATGCTGCGTTCCTTGGAGAATGCTCGCAATTCCTGATCCAGCCCGGATTTTTGCCGCTACGAAGTCGTGCAAGTGCGGAATTCAGCCTGCAGAACGGCATATTGGGAAACTTCGGAAAATCCGCGGCGGCCGGATTATCCGAAACCGCTGGCCGATCAGGCATAAACCCGTTATCCGGCAAAGAGTTGTCAAACTTTGCGGACTGGATTGCTTTTGCCAGCTAGCATGGCAGCAACCGCCCCCTTGGCCGATTCGTTTCTCTGCCCTTCAAAACCGCGGCTGTTATTCTCCCGCCCATTCCTGGGCTTTGACCGAAATTGGCACTTTGCCGGCCAAACTTCGCCACGCCGCAACCATATTCCTAAACCCTGATGTAGACTATACTTGCAATAGCCATGTCTCCGCGTATACTAACTTTGTGTGCGATTTTAACGCTCGGTCCGCCGGCAGCGCTGATCGCCGTGCATCATCGAGAGTGGTTTGGCGGCGGGCCGCCGATCGATCCACACTTGGCCGATGGGCAACTGCTGGTGTTCACGGCCGATTGGTGCGGAGCGTGCCAACGGATGAAGCCAGTGATTGCCGACCTGTCGCGCGAAGGCTTCGATGTGCGCACTTTTAACGTCGATCGCAATCGCGAAAAAGCTGAGCGATATGGTATCCGCTCGATTCCTACGTTCGTTCTGGTTCGGGGCGGCAAAGAAGTGCGGCGAATGAGCGGTACCACCAGCGCCCCAACCCTGCGCCGAATGTGGCAATAGAACGTTGTTTCGACCTTGCCAGAGCGTGCGGCCAAAGGGTCCGTCCGACGAGATACACGGAGCCTCGCACGGAATGCCCATCGGCAATACCTTGGCCCGCTCAACTCGCCATTGCGTTGTCATTGGCGAGTTCTTCGGAATAACCGGCTGAACTTTTGCCATCAGCGGCTCTTTATTTAATGGAATCGGACAAGAGGCACGGCACAGAGACGAGGGATGAGTCGGTCCATTCTTCGAGTCGTTCATGTTAATTCCGGCAACAAGTTACATCCTTGTTGGCCACGGTCGGTGTCGCCTTGTCGTATTCGTCGCCATTCAAGACTGACGGCCGCGCAGAGAGCGACCGTTTGAGATCTGCCGACGCGTCATCCGCGGCTGGTGAGTCTGCGCCGATCGAGAGTCATTTCCACGGGAAAGGAGACCCTTCGATCAGCCGCAGCCATCGCGAAGACGAGTTCGTCGACCTGCTTACTCGCCATAAGCACCAGATTTTCAATCTCATTTTCTGCATGGTTCAAAGCCTGGCCGATGCGGAAGACGTCTTCCAACAAACGACGATGGTGCTGTGGAATAAATTCGACGAATTTCAGCCGGGCACCGAATTTGGCGCCTGGGCATCGCGTGTGGCGCGATTTCGCGCCCTCAACTTCATTCGCTCCAAGCGTCGCGAGCGGGTGTTGTTTTCTGAAGATTTGGTCGTGCAGCTTGCCGAAACTCGGTTCGATTCGGCCGAAATGCAAGACGCCCGGTTGCGGGCGCTCGCGTCGTGCCGCGAAAAGCTGTCGCAGGCCGATCAGATGCTGCTTTCGGTTTGCTACGGCGGCGGCACGACGATTCGCGAAGCCGCCAAGCTAATCGGCCGGCCGGTTGGCGCCGTCTATGACAGCCTCTCGCGAATTCGCGGCGCACTCTACGACTGCATCGAGCGGACGCTTGCCAAGGAGGGCTATTAATGTCCAGTCGCCGCGACGTCTCGCCCGAAATGCAAGCGCTAATCGATGCAATGCTAAACGGAACGATTTCCGCCGAGGGAGTTCGGCAGCTAGAGTTGGCGCTCGATGGGAATTTCGCCGTGCAGCATTTTTTCCGCGAATACTGCCAGTTGCACATTAATCTGGATGCGGAAACGCGGGCCCAGCGGGTGATCGATGGCTTTATAGATCGAGGCGATCGTTCTGCGGTTGCCATGCTGCTGACGGCAGGCGGAGCGAGCCTCGCGGAAGATCAACTCCAAGCCGCCAGGTCGGCCATCGGTCGGCGCCGCGCGAATTGGCTCGTTGCGGCAGGCGGGCTGGTGGCTGCGGTTGTCGCCATCGTTGCACTTGTCACGCCAAGCACATCGCCCGATGGATCCACGGTCACATCGGCGGATTTGTCGCTGGAGCCGCTTGCGCGGGTGCAAATCGGAGTGGGCGAAACTCGATACATTCCCCTCAGCGATTTCGGCTACGCGATGCTCGAAGGGCCTGCCGATCTGGAGTTGCTTGCCCCCATGCGGGCGCGGCTGCGCAACGGGCGAATGAAAGTGCGAATCACTGCAGAAAAGGGGCACGGCTTCGTGGTCGAAACGCCTCACGGCGAAGTGACAGACTTGGGGACCGAGTTCGGCGTCGATGCCTCGAGCCGATCTCATAGCGGGATCGTGGTGTTCGAAGGGGCGGTCGATCTCAGTATTCCGCAGGCCAACGGAGCCCGCGGTGCCGCACGCATCGAGCGGCTGGTGCAAGGCGAAGGGCTGACGTTCAACCGCCGCGGTCGCTTGAGCCGTATCATGTCGATCGTCACCGGCGGCGTGGCCACCTTCGAGCAAGGGGGCGACATGCGGGTGCAGCGCATCAGTCCGGTGATCGTCGATGTCGCCGACAACATTGCCGAACCCTCCCTGCGGATGTTCTACGAAATTGTCCCCGGCGGACTCAATGAAGATGTGCTGGCCTACGTCGATCGCTCGGGGCATGAGTGGAACGGCGTCGACGAGCGCGGCATGCCCAGTTATTTGCGTGGCGCCGACTACGTGAAGCCGTTCAACGGCGACAAGATGCGCCCGGACATGGAAATCTCCGTGACCCTGGGACGACCGGCGTATTTGTTTATTCTGCTCGACCACCGCGTTTCTCCTCCCGATTGGCTGCGCAAGGAATTTCGAGACACGGGGGATGAATTCGGGCTGGACACCGCGGAGTGCCTGATTGGCGGTAAACTTTGCTGTACTGGCCACCCGCGTGGAGTCGGTCCCGGCCAATCGGTCGAAGAGCGGTTTTCCATTTGGACGCGCGAAGTGCGAATGCCGGGCGTTGTGAAGCTAGGGCCGAACTCCGCGGCGACTTATGACGCTGGGATGTACGGCATTGCGGCAACGGCCATGGACGCGAGCCTATCGACTTCAACATCCATCGGCGCGGCGAGCGATCCGTTGACGGAAGGCGATTAATCCTCGAATTTGGGGCGTGAACAGTAAGAGTGCAGCGTTGTGTGTTTTCCATCTAGAAGTTTTCTATGCAATTCTTCACAAGGCATTTGCTGAAGCCCGAGTCGCGACCGATTGGGAGCGCGCTACCCTCGCTGCCTAGCGGGTGCGGCTCGTGGCATCTTGCTTTCCTTCCCTCAACCTGAAGAATGGCAACGTCTACGGCACCCTAGATGAATCGTTTCTTTTCCATGCACCTGAAGGAGGATCGAATGAGAGTCTCAAGTGGATCACGATGCACCGCCCTGATTGCGGCCGGTTGCCTGCTCGGCTTGGCTTGGTCGAGTTCAATTGCAAATGCGGCAAGTTTTGGTATGCACTTTGGCAGCGACCTTGACGGCTGGGGTCCGTATTATGTGAATCCAGCCAATGGCACAAGCGCCCACGGCACGCCCGGCTTTGCCTCGGCGTATGGGGTCGCGGCGGCCGACTGGTATGAACCTGCGCCGGTTCCCAGTACTTCTTACTTGCCAGGAGCGCCGAGTTCGGTGAATTTCAAGCCCGCGTCGATGGGGGCAGGTTCGGTCGATATTGCCTTCCAATCGTACGATGGCCCGCCAGACGCGCCGGGAACGGGCTACTCGTGGGCCGCATTTGGCTTCACCAATGCCAACCAGTTTGAAACCGTCGATGAAAATCCGATGGATGGCAACCCAGACATCTATGGCCCCGAAGGCGGTTGGCAAGAGGGCTTCTATGTGAACGGTCCCGTTGCCGCGAACAATGGTCAGCCGGTTTCCGGCGAGCACGTCGTGTTGTCTGGTTTCCTCTTTGCCACCGCGGAAGGCGAATATGGAACCCCGTGGCCTGCCCAGGATATCAATGTGACCATCTCGGGGCTGAGCAGCATCGCTTCGGGCTATACCGTCAAGCTGTTGGCATCCGCTCAGAACGGTAATCCGTACGATTTGGATTTTGGAGTTCATGCTTTCACGCCAGCCACGGTCTCCGACAATGCGTCCCATTCAGAGACGGTGTCGTTTTCAATTCTGGACGATCATCCAAACTATTGGTCGCCGGCCCAGGCCTTGGAAGTCGATGACGATCCAAATACACATAACCCGTATGTCTCGGTAGCCGGTATGGGCACAGGCACGACGACGTTCACCGGCGATACGTTGACCGTCCACCTTGCGGGTGCCAACGAGTACACCAACCCCGATACGCTCGACTTCACTCGCACCACGTTGGCAGGGATTGTCATCGAGTACAACTCGATCGTGCCGCCGGCGCATCAAGGCGATTTTAACGGCGACGGGAACGTTGACGGCGCCGATTTCGTCGCTTGGCAGACGCACTTCCCCACGGCCAGCGGCGCGACGCTCGCCGATGGCGATGCGAACGGCGATGGCGCGGTCGATGGCGCCGACTTCGT
This window of the Pirellulales bacterium genome carries:
- a CDS encoding FHA domain-containing protein, whose protein sequence is MQATFVVIEPQLTPHEYTLDLPVTIGRGREANLKFSHGLISRRHCELVEDDGGIRVRDLGSRNGTFVGGNRVESASLAPGELLTVGGITLQAFYGVPEDVKLAPEKSAAEAALAETLPMDDTVTVQAKLFAEVAGQEEWPVEQSSLEMKGEEIEWLDESQPQAQSTAEKSSPQKPSEADDDFNKFLEGLRE
- a CDS encoding BBP7 family outer membrane beta-barrel protein, with protein sequence MKAVMGAVVVAAGLCAAVMMRADEAVSPVVIGPVVSPLSRPDDRNAHLEYRPALNSGTEKINRVAGDPRSSSDLFSKFRNPVPSANDTTTAEANRPLQFPAVYAAIPALSAGAGDNSAVSFADQQTMTSDRTLEPSPVGGPNTEGNSPNILAAASNAPSDKQPSSAKSQASVWRPIQAVFKQFTGPIPSSSASGPIESKPNSTPNTSPIGGANPASESSSLTIEALPPWKLAPSEINSMRHPSSIVMGNPDASLPPGYGYVGDPPMPKSECGYCSPAPAFGCCTCQSVRQGGPGCNGGSNGTCANGGGTCGDGVGSAQHPEDGCGGGSPSTWVNGNGIPIAGTPAYGSCVLQRLACCLCAPYPDCSNGCVDFCHSWIFHEDCHWCTSNHKCCNPGCPESPHGGCANGTGGGCGCGCAQCVPPPDFYGTADAMILTRNNDATNQAVVVQSGTGDTLFSTPDMGFVYEVGPSITLGYRPTPWDAWEVSYFGLTDWDSRQSLAGAGDLNLPGALGAAAGMNFANADAMSIRYSSIIHNGEFNYLWTHGQIMWILGFRYFNLGENYDMTSTAAAGSSVYDLATRNDLYGGQIGARYRAGWKRFNWDVFGKAGVFGNRALQQQTVSNVGGATFRDTSIEHGNTAFVGDIGVNLTYSLSKCWSVRAGYNAIWVEDVALAPNQLDFTDTPTSGTTLNHNGSLFLHGAHAGFGCRW
- a CDS encoding thioredoxin family protein; the encoded protein is MSPRILTLCAILTLGPPAALIAVHHREWFGGGPPIDPHLADGQLLVFTADWCGACQRMKPVIADLSREGFDVRTFNVDRNREKAERYGIRSIPTFVLVRGGKEVRRMSGTTSAPTLRRMWQ
- a CDS encoding sigma-70 family RNA polymerase sigma factor, translated to MLATVGVALSYSSPFKTDGRAESDRLRSADASSAAGESAPIESHFHGKGDPSISRSHREDEFVDLLTRHKHQIFNLIFCMVQSLADAEDVFQQTTMVLWNKFDEFQPGTEFGAWASRVARFRALNFIRSKRRERVLFSEDLVVQLAETRFDSAEMQDARLRALASCREKLSQADQMLLSVCYGGGTTIREAAKLIGRPVGAVYDSLSRIRGALYDCIERTLAKEGY
- a CDS encoding FecR domain-containing protein, which translates into the protein MSSRRDVSPEMQALIDAMLNGTISAEGVRQLELALDGNFAVQHFFREYCQLHINLDAETRAQRVIDGFIDRGDRSAVAMLLTAGGASLAEDQLQAARSAIGRRRANWLVAAGGLVAAVVAIVALVTPSTSPDGSTVTSADLSLEPLARVQIGVGETRYIPLSDFGYAMLEGPADLELLAPMRARLRNGRMKVRITAEKGHGFVVETPHGEVTDLGTEFGVDASSRSHSGIVVFEGAVDLSIPQANGARGAARIERLVQGEGLTFNRRGRLSRIMSIVTGGVATFEQGGDMRVQRISPVIVDVADNIAEPSLRMFYEIVPGGLNEDVLAYVDRSGHEWNGVDERGMPSYLRGADYVKPFNGDKMRPDMEISVTLGRPAYLFILLDHRVSPPDWLRKEFRDTGDEFGLDTAECLIGGKLCCTGHPRGVGPGQSVEERFSIWTREVRMPGVVKLGPNSAATYDAGMYGIAATAMDASLSTSTSIGAASDPLTEGD
- a CDS encoding dockerin type I repeat-containing protein, producing the protein MRVSSGSRCTALIAAGCLLGLAWSSSIANAASFGMHFGSDLDGWGPYYVNPANGTSAHGTPGFASAYGVAAADWYEPAPVPSTSYLPGAPSSVNFKPASMGAGSVDIAFQSYDGPPDAPGTGYSWAAFGFTNANQFETVDENPMDGNPDIYGPEGGWQEGFYVNGPVAANNGQPVSGEHVVLSGFLFATAEGEYGTPWPAQDINVTISGLSSIASGYTVKLLASAQNGNPYDLDFGVHAFTPATVSDNASHSETVSFSILDDHPNYWSPAQALEVDDDPNTHNPYVSVAGMGTGTTTFTGDTLTVHLAGANEYTNPDTLDFTRTTLAGIVIEYNSIVPPAHQGDFNGDGNVDGADFVAWQTHFPTASGATLADGDANGDGAVDGADFVIWQTNFPYTAPGPGSAPVPEPNAVALALLSAFGLLFARRMRASAV